The Melanotaenia boesemani isolate fMelBoe1 chromosome 3, fMelBoe1.pri, whole genome shotgun sequence genome contains the following window.
ATTCATCAGTTTGATGAGTGTTTGATTGACAACCTCTTCATCCAATCCCTGAGCAGAGAGAGCTGACTCCGCCCACTTGAGCAACTCTTTGTACCTGTGAAGGCATGAGATGTGATGCCATCGTGTATACAATCAGGATGTGCAGTCATTGGGCCTCTTCCAGAAAGCGAGTTATGTTAAAACCTTGTATGAAGTATGTCAATCCTGAGTTGAGGGAAACTGTTTTCGTTCCAGAAAGTGACTGAAGTCTTACTTcgagtctgttaccatggtaactgattcTGTGAAGTGAAACTCCTAGCTGGCAGGTTCCccataaaaaaaactctgagtTTCTACTTGTTTCCTCTCACctgaagcagctgtcagacatgggCTGTCAATGGCTACGTGATTTCAGAGATTTCAAAGCTAAATTAATACACAATGACTTACATTAGAAGAAGATTTTTCAGAACTCAATCAGACCTGTTATCATTTCCTGATTATTGTTTCATGAAACGGTACAGTTTCGCAGTCACTCGTATTCTCCAGCCCTAAATACACAATAGGTCACAACAGGCGTATGAGATGTTGTCTCAGCctgatttagattaaatttCTTTAGTAAATGTGAACTTTTTCATAATGCTGGCAgcacagaacattttaaaaagacgATAGTGTGTTGAGTCATGACACATGCCTGAAATTATAATTCCATAAATGTGTGATGGTAGAGGTCTACTGTCGACCTCTGGATCCCAGCAGATGCGTCTTCTCACCATCGTCTTCCTCCTCCCGTAATAAAGGACATTTACAGTTAAGGTCTAGTAGCTAAAATACAAGACCttattaaaagatgtttttatgctTCATTTTCAGTTTCCTCCATGTGTGTTTTTCCCCAGTGGAATTGAATCTACTTAAAACTAAGATTTAGTTCTATCCACCAATATTTTAATCCACATGTGGCAGTTTTAAGGAAGTTAAATGTTCAGTGGAGCAGTGGATTCCAACGTCCAGGTTGACTGGGCCAGCAGTTTTCTTCTATGATGCTTCTCCGTCCTtagaagcagcagcagtgttCCCTTCTTTAAGAAATACCTCTTTGTATCGCGCATGTGCTTCAATAAGAAACTCTTGCTCCAATCATATAAAATGAGTAGCTTGCTGtcagtggttgccatggtgaatccaGGTATCTGGGCTCCATTGATAATGGCTTTTTATTGAGGTTCCTAACTGTGGGCAAAGATACTTAGTTTTGATTGAACCAACTCACAGCAACTGACCTGGAACTGAAAACTCAGAGTTGCTCAGCTCAGAGTAAGTTAACCCAGAGTTTCTTTATAGACTCAATTGAACTTCCTTTTTGGAACAGGCCCATCATATAAACAAGCAGGATGTGATGTCACTGACCTGGACTGAGAGATGACAGGTAGAAACAAACCTTGATGCTCTGtaacagaaacacaaatcaGCTGACTGCAGAGAGTTGCACTGATTGGACCAAACTGATGATGTCACTGTGCAGGTGTAAACTCACGTTCCCATTGGTCGGAAATGCTGTGTTCAGGTCTGGCTCTTGATAGAACACCTTTTCCAAAATAACCCTGAAACAAGAGAACCGGTCTAGGCTGTGAGTCGAGCCACAGGACCAAACATACCACATGTAACAGCCAATGAGGAGCTGAGCTTCAGGTGCGCTCAGCGTGGGGATGGAGTGATATCTACAGGTGGAGCTGCAAACTCCAGACCAGAACCCTATACTAAGAAAGAGGATTAGTGACCAGTAACTCCAGGTTCTGGTCTGAATGATCagaattttacttattatgcagGTGTATCACCACGGCAACAGATGCTAGAAACCAAAGCTGGAAATCCCAATGGTGCCTAAAGAAAAGAATTTTGTTCCTGTAGAAAGATCTGGAACTGATTTTTACAACCATCACTTAAATGAAAAGAGTTCATTTTTGTGTTACTGATCTGATTGCTGATGTTAATCAGATTATTGAGCAGCAGCCACTGTTCTTCTCAGactaacagaaataaataactgatCCATCAGCTGATGTGATCTGACAGTACACCTCACCTGCTCCAGTATATGTTACTATGGCACACATCCCAGTTAAAAGTAAACCAGCTTAATGATACTAAGAATCCAGACATGGAATTGGATGAACCAGAGAACCAGCAAACTCCCGTAGACTTCATGTTCTTCATGATGTGGATTAACTCGGACCTGGTTTAAACTGCAGTGGACTTTCATTCCTTCTTCTGTCACATTAATAAACTTTTCAATTATAATAAAGTATTTAACACAGGTGTATCAATACTGTTGATCAGCTCTGATTgtatcagtttttattcagtctCTGTTTCTGATCATTACTGATATTGTAGTTAAACTGATCTCCTGTGGATCATGTTTGAATTCGGAAGTTAGTTCTACAGGATGTGAATCAGACCTGGTTGTGGATCTTCTGGATGTGGTCCGGATGACAGACTAGCACGTGCTGGTTGATGAGCTCCGCCCGGTAGTGGGTCCTTTCTTCCGGGATCCGGCTAACTGGCAGCGGCGCCTCAAAGTCCTCGTGAACCCGGGTCCGCCGCCGAGGAGCGCGAAAGTCCGCCTGCATGCTGCGGGGACCAAGGCGAACTGGATCAGACCGTGCCGGGATGTCTTTACCTGATCCGGCCTATTTGCGGAGTTAGCAGTTATCCTCTTAGCTTATTAACGCTCTATGTGAATAATGTGTTAGCAGTTAGCTCATTACAGCTCTATGTAAATAGTGTGTTAGCATGTTAGTCCGTTAGCTTCGCTTAACAGATGTGAACACGTGACTGTCTCCGACTTTAATTATTCTGCCGGAAGCTGTGGTGCCACCCAATATCTGTCCGACTGGGACATCGGCCTCTTgctaatttcttcattttttgtttaCTGGCACCAAGTAAAACACGAAAacaaataatcataaaaacGATTGTGTCAGATTTTGTAAAAATGTCTAATAACTTTTATATCTTCGATTATTTTGTTGTGAGTCGACAAAACAGcttgaattaattttattttatttttttaagttttcagtttgtcttctctcttttttttatccgtTTAATGAAACACGTTCCACAGTTTCATCTCTTGTTCTCTGtcagttctgtttttctgtgttttatcgTCTCTTGGAGCTCACACATAATCATCAGtctaaaagaacaaaacaaaaacatgtttacagtttttgttattttcttcagATGAatgatttctatttatttatttatttatttatttaatgagaaCAAAAGACAagatgtttcactctcactatTATTTCTCAGAAGTTTCAGGTCCTTCCTTTTCCCAGAGCAAAAAGTCCAACTGTCTCTGAAACTGTTTATATGTGGTCACAggaacacatgcacacatggaGCTGCTGGACTTTCAGATCAAAGACGAGCTTCATCACTGTGATGAGGATGAAGAGCTGAAAGTGTTTCAGTCTATTCTTACTACAAGCTGAACTGCATGTCCTGTTTCCTGTGTAGACCAGAGTTGCCATTGAAACCAGTCAAACAGGGGCGTTGTTACAATGGATGTTGGTCTGGCAGGCTCCCCGTTCCCATGGAAACGTCGGCTGGgttctttaaaaacttttcataTATAAAATTCAGTGTGATGGAGCGttttccatggtaacagacaAGCTGGTTTAACTGGTGGATGCTGCGTCCTGCTGTCTGTCCACCATGTAGTATTGGTGTTTCTGGATGTGCTGGAGCAGCGTGGTGTATTTGGACACCCTCCTCATCTTCGGCAGGATGAAGCTGCGGGTGAAGTCATCTCTGCTCAGAGAGCTGCGACCCTCCACCTCCAGGACGCCATTCACAAAGTGCAAACAGAAGCTGAAGCAGTTGTGCTTCTCCTCATGGAACCTGAGACATGATAGACAGTTGTACAGATGGGTGGACAGGATTTCAGGTGTCAGATTAGATAGGCGAGTCAGGTGTTTGTTACCTGTGCCAGGCTGGGTCCCACATGGGCCCATTGCAAAAGCGGTCTAGGTACTGGTCCCACTGAGCCAGCAGATGGAACATGTCAGGTCGGACCAGGGGGACGCTGACGCAGCGCTCCCACCCGCTCTGATCTCTGCGCACTCCGTCCTGAGTGTAGTTATACACCAcacctgcatgcacacacatacgcaGGTGTGAAAATACCACACAGCGGGAGTGGGTGGGAAAGGGAGGACAGGTGTGACATTAAAATCAAATCAGCTGCTGAGCAGGTGAGTCATACCTTTGGTGTTGGAGATGCCCGTGTGCAGATCTGACATCCCATCAAAGTCTCTGTGGAACAAACAACAGTTGGAAAGATTCATACTGGAATAAACTGGATTTTATGAAAAGCGTGATATAAATAACAGTACTTTCaatatttctcttcacactaTACATTCCAGACttcagagaactggtcagtcactgagatgatgcagaaacaatcacctcatcttgaacacaaacaaaagagatgactgtcatcttcaggaggaacaggagtaaaaaaaaaaagtactgtcTACATCctggaagaggtggaggtggtggaggaatacatgTATC
Protein-coding sequences here:
- the LOC121636489 gene encoding MKRN2 opposite strand protein-like yields the protein MEQSLIRFSHCEKEIFCFSVPEECPSCGEELRGSRLQEAPVSLPSPFTDGHKTSCCLLVAPAHNNLNRDFDGMSDLHTGISNTKGVVYNYTQDGVRRDQSGWERCVSVPLVRPDMFHLLAQWDQYLDRFCNGPMWDPAWHRFHEEKHNCFSFCLHFVNGVLEVEGRSSLSRDDFTRSFILPKMRRVSKYTTLLQHIQKHQYYMVDRQQDAASTS